In one Nicotiana sylvestris chromosome 8, ASM39365v2, whole genome shotgun sequence genomic region, the following are encoded:
- the LOC138875700 gene encoding secreted RxLR effector protein 161-like, producing the protein MEDSKEIDTPIATATKLDIDEPGSSVDKKLYRGMIGSLLYLTARRLDIVFSVGLCARFQANPKESHLTVVKRILRYLKGTTHLCLWYPKGSNFDLVGYADSNFAGFLVDRKSTSGMPHFLGSCLVSWATKKQNSVALSTTEVEYVAATSCCAQLLWIKQQLVDFGIEVGCIPIFCDNTGAISMTKNLVHHKRTKHIDVRHHFLRDNYEKRLFSIEFYATYKQIADIFTKALSRENFERNRVELGMIKIT; encoded by the coding sequence atggaggattctaaagaaatagacacacccattgcaactgccactaaattagatattgatgaacctggttcatcagttgataaAAAGTTGTATAgaggtatgattggttcactcttgtatcttactgcaAGAAGACTTGACATTGTTtttagtgtagggctttgtgctcgttttcaggcaaatccaaaagAGTCCCATTTGACTGTTGtaaagaggatactgagatatctgAAAGGCACCACTCATCTATGTCTTTGgtatcctaaaggtagtaattttgatctagtaggatatgctgattCTAATTTTGCAGGTTTCTTAGTGGAcaggaaaagcacctcaggtatgccacacttccttggttcatgtcttgtgtcatgggctaccaaAAAGCAAAATTCTGTGGCCCTATCTACTACTGAAGTTGAGTATGTTGCTGCTacttcttgttgtgctcaattgctatggatcaaacaacagctggtagattttggaaTTGAAGTGGGATGTATTCcaatattctgtgataacactggtgctataagtatgacaaagaaccttgttcatcataagaggactaagcacatagatgttagacaccacttcttaagagataactatgagaaaagATTGTTTTCAATAGAATTCTATGCTACTTATAAACAAATAGCTGACATTTTCACTAAAGCActaagtagagaaaactttgagaggaacagggtggaattagggatgattaagatcacctaa